The Vespa velutina chromosome 4, iVesVel2.1, whole genome shotgun sequence genome has a window encoding:
- the LOC124948977 gene encoding NADH dehydrogenase [ubiquinone] 1 beta subcomplex subunit 2, mitochondrial-like gives MLISRGLNLLKHTSKHVKRKNILMNNQPIRFSSHGEWSYREITKEPNKHFILAAEVLGGIAWWWFLYRMWHDYKHLIGHFEYPNPSKWTDEELGIPPDDYD, from the exons ATGTTAATCTCAAGAGGTTTAAATCTTTTGAAGCACACGTCGAAACATGtgaagaggaaaaatattttaatgaataatcaaCCTATTCGATTTTCATCACATGGAGA ATGGTCTTATAGAGAAATAACCAAAGAAccaaataaacattttatattagcAGCTGAAGTTCTTGGCGGCATTGCATGGTGGTGGTTTTTATATAGAATGTGGCACGATTATAAACATCTTATT GGACATTTTGAATATCCAAATCCATCAAAATGGACAGATGAAGAATTAGGAATACCACCAGACGATTATGATTGA
- the LOC124948973 gene encoding aldehyde dehydrogenase 1A1 has protein sequence MSISKVNIKYTQLFINNEFVNAESGKKFSTINPANGEVIAQISEGDEADVNKAVAAAKKAFSRCSEWRTMDASLRGKLIHKFTDLVQRDLNYIASLDTIDNGKTYADAVNDIKFSIDVLRYYAGWSDKIHGQTIPADGSSIVFTRKEPVGVVGQIIPWNYPFMMLAWKFAMALAAGCTIVLKPAEQTPLSALYAAALIKEAGFPPGVVNIITGYGQTAGAAIAKHPDINKVTFTGSVEVGHLIMEASAKSNLKRVSLELGGKSPLVIFDDFDVKEAAAIAHDAIFANHGQSCCAGSRTFVQSKIYDEFVDYAKQLALKVKLGDPFNSETKQGPQVDEKMFNKVLHFIKSGKEEGAVLETGGERYGNVGFFIKPTIFSNVTDKMKIATEEIFGPVQCILKFDTMEEVIERANKTTYGLAAGILTNNIDKAITFAKAVEAGSIWVNHYDVITPQTPFGGYKKSGIGREMGEEGLKEYLETKTISIRVPTCN, from the exons aTGTCGATTTCGAAagtcaatattaaatatactcag ttGTTCATTAACAATGAGTTTGTGAATGCTGaaagtggaaaaaaattttcgaccATAAATCCTGCTAATGGGGAAGTAATCGCTCAAATTTCTGAAGGTGATGAg GCTGATGTTAATAAAGCTGTAGCAGCTGCAAAAAAAGCATTTTCAAGATGTTCAGAATGGAGAACAATGGATGCATCACTCAGAGGAAAGCTTATAcacaaa TTTACGGATCTTGTACAGCGAGATTTAAATTACATAGCAAGTCTTGACACAATTGATAATGGAAAAACATATGCTGATGCtgttaatgatataaaatttagcaTAGATGTGCTTCGTTATTACGCTGGATGGTCTGATAAAATACATGGTCAAACTATTCCTGCAg ATGGTTCTTCTATTGTATTTACACGTAAGGAACCAGTAGGAGTCGTTGGTCAAATCATCCCATGGAATTATCCATTTATGATGTTAGCATGGAAATTTGCTATGGCTTTAGCTGCAGGTTGTACCATTGTTCTGAAACCAGCTGAACAAACCCCATTAAGTGCTTTGTATGCAGCTGCATTAATCAAAGAGGCAGGATTCCCACCTGgtgttgttaatattattacaggaTATGGACAAACGGCAGGAGCTGCTATAGCTAAACATCCAGATATTAACAAAGTCACTTTCACAGGATCAGTTGAA gTTGGCCATCTTATCATGGAAGCTTCTGCCAAAAGTAATCTCAAACGAGTGAGTCTTGAATTAGGTGGTAAAAGTCCGCTTGTTATCTTCGATGACTTTgatg ttaAGGAAGCTGCTGCGATAGCCCATGATGCTATATTTGCAAATCATGGTCAGAGTTGTTGTGCAGGGTCACGTACGTTTGTACAATCAAAGATATACGATGAATTTGTAGATTATGCAAAACAATTAGCTCTTAAAGTAAAACTTGGAGATCCCTTTAATTCTGAAACAAAACAGGGACCACAAGTTGATGAAAAGATGTTTAATAAAGTTCtgcattttataaaatctggaaaagaggaaggagcTGTATTGGAAACAGGTGGCGAACGTTATGGTAATGTTGGCTTTTTTATAAAg CCTACCATTTTTTCCAATGTAacggataaaatgaaaattgctACTGAAGAAATTTTCGGTCCGGTACAATGTATTTTGAAGTTTGATACTATGGAAGAAGTTATTGAACGTGCTAATAAAACTACGTATGGTCTTGCTGCTGGTATATTaactaataatattgataaagcAATAACATTTGCAAAGGCAGTGGAAGCTGGAAGTATTtg GGTGAATCATTATGATGTTATAACACCACAAACACCATTCGGTGGATACAAAAAGTCAGGAATAGGACGTGAAAT GGGAGAAGAAGGTTTAAAAGAATACCTTGAAACTAAAACAATTTCTATTAGAGTGCCAacatgtaattaa
- the LOC124948974 gene encoding cytoplasmic dynein 1 light intermediate chain 1 isoform X2 has translation MAATMIDTMAQSNGFQSKKKEDPENKDNLWSSILAEVQNSGNNKLPSNKNVLVLGDNESGKTTLIAKLQGVEDPKKGSGLEFAYIDVRDDYRDDQTRLSVWVLDGDPGHANLLRFALNAERFPHTLVMLVAAMTTPWAILDQLQAWAALLGDHVDKLSIDNDSRQRCRQQNIKKWQEYTEPGDELDPGSPLRRTSRNLDDETTDNLPLPEAVLTTNLGLDIVVVITKTDYMSTLEKEHDYKDEDFDFMQQWIRRFCLQYGAGLFYTSVKEDKNCDLLYKYLTHRIYSLPFRTPALVVEKDAVLIPAGWDNMKKISILHENLQSMKPNDYYRDIITQPATNRKCVAREVEVQAEDEQAFLARQQATSSGLKDPTRSPTTRNQASLGPVIQVASPNKKLDSKGTGTTAAGEGVLANFFNSLLYKKTATPPGVPGSPGSIDSTPVDKATMCNDAAAELDRLTQTKKISPPNLNSSSEC, from the exons ATGGCAGCGACGATGATTGATACGATGGCACAAAGTAATGGATttcaatcgaaaaagaaagaagatccaGAAAATAAAGACAATTTGTG gtCCTCTATTCTAGCAGAGGTACAGAATAGCGGAAATAACAAACTGCCATCGAACAAGAATGTCCTTGTCTTAG gtgACAACGAAAGTGGTAAAACAACTCTTATCGCAAAATTACAAGGAGTGGAAGATCCAAAGAAAGGCTCTGGTTTAGAGTTTGCGTATATCGATGTAAGAGATGATTATAGAGATG atcaaACAAGATTATCCGTGTGGGTCTTGGATGGTGATCCAGGTCATGCTAATTTGCTGAGATTCGCGCTAAATGCAGAAAGATTTCCGCATACGCTTGTTATGTTAGTAGCCGCAATGACCACGCCATGGGCTATTCTTGATCAATTACAGGCATGGGCTGCTTTATTAGGCGATCATGTTGATAAATTATCTATAGATAATGATTCTAGGCAACGATGCAGGCAACAAA ACATTAAAAAATGGCAAGAGTATACCGAACCTGGTGATGAACTAGATCCAGGAAGTCCTTTGAGACGTACTAGTCGTAATCTTGATGACGAAACAACTGATAATTTACCTTTACCAGAAGCTGTACTTACAACCAATTTAGGCCTAGACATTGTCGTGGTTATAACTAAAACTGATTACATGTCTACCCTTGAGAAGGAACACGATTATAa AGATGAAGATTTTGATTTTATGCAACAATGGATTAGGCGATTCTGTTTGCAATATGGTGCAGGTCTTTTCTATACATCagtaaaagaagataaaaactGTGATCTATTGTATAAATACCTTACACATAGAATTTATTCATTACCTTTCAGAACGCCTGCTTTAGTGGTTGAAAAAGATGCAGTTCTTat TCCTGCTGGTTGggataatatgaaaaagatcAGCATCCTTCATGAAAATTTACAATCGATGAAACCGAACGATTATTATCGCGATATTATTACACAACCTGCGACAAATAGAAAG tgtGTGGCAAGGGAAGTAGAAGTTCAAGCGGAAGATGAACAAGCATTTTTAGCAAGACAGCAAGCTACGTCATCAGGTTTGAAGGATCCAACACGTTCACCTACAACAAGGAACCAGGCAAGCCTCGGCCCAGTTATACAG GTTGCATCGCCAAACAAGAAATTGGATTCTAAAGGTACCGGTACTACTGCTGCAGGAGAGGGTGTATTAGCTAATTTCTTCAACTCTCTTCTTTACAAAAAGACTGCTACACCACCGGGTGTCCCAGGATCACCAGGAAGTATAG ataGTACACCTGTAGATAAGGCAACAATGTGCAATGATGCGGCAGCGGAATTAGATCGTCTTACACAAACCAAGAAAATATCTCCACCAAATTTAAATTCATCATCTGAATGTTAA
- the LOC124948974 gene encoding cytoplasmic dynein 1 light intermediate chain 1 isoform X1: MAATMIDTMAQSNGFQSKKKEDPENKDNLWSSILAEVQNSGNNKLPSNKNVLVLGDNESGKTTLIAKLQGVEDPKKGSGLEFAYIDVRDDYRDDQTRLSVWVLDGDPGHANLLRFALNAERFPHTLVMLVAAMTTPWAILDQLQAWAALLGDHVDKLSIDNDSRQRCRQQNIKKWQEYTEPGDELDPGSPLRRTSRNLDDETTDNLPLPEAVLTTNLGLDIVVVITKTDYMSTLEKEHDYKDEDFDFMQQWIRRFCLQYGAGLFYTSVKEDKNCDLLYKYLTHRIYSLPFRTPALVVEKDAVLIPAGWDNMKKISILHENLQSMKPNDYYRDIITQPATNRKCVAREVEVQAEDEQAFLARQQATSSGLKDPTRSPTTRNQASLGPVIQVASPNKKLDSKGTGTTAAGEGVLANFFNSLLYKKTATPPGVPGSPGSIGASPVKLDSTPVDKATMCNDAAAELDRLTQTKKISPPNLNSSSEC, encoded by the exons ATGGCAGCGACGATGATTGATACGATGGCACAAAGTAATGGATttcaatcgaaaaagaaagaagatccaGAAAATAAAGACAATTTGTG gtCCTCTATTCTAGCAGAGGTACAGAATAGCGGAAATAACAAACTGCCATCGAACAAGAATGTCCTTGTCTTAG gtgACAACGAAAGTGGTAAAACAACTCTTATCGCAAAATTACAAGGAGTGGAAGATCCAAAGAAAGGCTCTGGTTTAGAGTTTGCGTATATCGATGTAAGAGATGATTATAGAGATG atcaaACAAGATTATCCGTGTGGGTCTTGGATGGTGATCCAGGTCATGCTAATTTGCTGAGATTCGCGCTAAATGCAGAAAGATTTCCGCATACGCTTGTTATGTTAGTAGCCGCAATGACCACGCCATGGGCTATTCTTGATCAATTACAGGCATGGGCTGCTTTATTAGGCGATCATGTTGATAAATTATCTATAGATAATGATTCTAGGCAACGATGCAGGCAACAAA ACATTAAAAAATGGCAAGAGTATACCGAACCTGGTGATGAACTAGATCCAGGAAGTCCTTTGAGACGTACTAGTCGTAATCTTGATGACGAAACAACTGATAATTTACCTTTACCAGAAGCTGTACTTACAACCAATTTAGGCCTAGACATTGTCGTGGTTATAACTAAAACTGATTACATGTCTACCCTTGAGAAGGAACACGATTATAa AGATGAAGATTTTGATTTTATGCAACAATGGATTAGGCGATTCTGTTTGCAATATGGTGCAGGTCTTTTCTATACATCagtaaaagaagataaaaactGTGATCTATTGTATAAATACCTTACACATAGAATTTATTCATTACCTTTCAGAACGCCTGCTTTAGTGGTTGAAAAAGATGCAGTTCTTat TCCTGCTGGTTGggataatatgaaaaagatcAGCATCCTTCATGAAAATTTACAATCGATGAAACCGAACGATTATTATCGCGATATTATTACACAACCTGCGACAAATAGAAAG tgtGTGGCAAGGGAAGTAGAAGTTCAAGCGGAAGATGAACAAGCATTTTTAGCAAGACAGCAAGCTACGTCATCAGGTTTGAAGGATCCAACACGTTCACCTACAACAAGGAACCAGGCAAGCCTCGGCCCAGTTATACAG GTTGCATCGCCAAACAAGAAATTGGATTCTAAAGGTACCGGTACTACTGCTGCAGGAGAGGGTGTATTAGCTAATTTCTTCAACTCTCTTCTTTACAAAAAGACTGCTACACCACCGGGTGTCCCAGGATCACCAGGAAGTATAGGTGCGAGTCCTGTTAAGCTTG ataGTACACCTGTAGATAAGGCAACAATGTGCAATGATGCGGCAGCGGAATTAGATCGTCTTACACAAACCAAGAAAATATCTCCACCAAATTTAAATTCATCATCTGAATGTTAA
- the LOC124948974 gene encoding cytoplasmic dynein 1 light intermediate chain 1 isoform X3, with protein sequence MAATMIDTMAQSNGFQSKKKEDPENKDNLWSSILAEVQNSGNNKLPSNKNVLVLGDNESGKTTLIAKLQGVEDPKKGSGLEFAYIDVRDDYRDDQTRLSVWVLDGDPGHANLLRFALNAERFPHTLVMLVAAMTTPWAILDQLQAWAALLGDHVDKLSIDNDSRQRCRQQNIKKWQEYTEPGDELDPGSPLRRTSRNLDDETTDNLPLPEAVLTTNLGLDIVVVITKTDYMSTLEKEHDYKDEDFDFMQQWIRRFCLQYGAGLFYTSVKEDKNCDLLYKYLTHRIYSLPFRTPALVVEKDAVLIPAGWDNMKKISILHENLQSMKPNDYYRDIITQPATNRKCVAREVEVQAEDEQAFLARQQATSSGLKDPTRSPTTRNQVASPNKKLDSKGTGTTAAGEGVLANFFNSLLYKKTATPPGVPGSPGSIGASPVKLDSTPVDKATMCNDAAAELDRLTQTKKISPPNLNSSSEC encoded by the exons ATGGCAGCGACGATGATTGATACGATGGCACAAAGTAATGGATttcaatcgaaaaagaaagaagatccaGAAAATAAAGACAATTTGTG gtCCTCTATTCTAGCAGAGGTACAGAATAGCGGAAATAACAAACTGCCATCGAACAAGAATGTCCTTGTCTTAG gtgACAACGAAAGTGGTAAAACAACTCTTATCGCAAAATTACAAGGAGTGGAAGATCCAAAGAAAGGCTCTGGTTTAGAGTTTGCGTATATCGATGTAAGAGATGATTATAGAGATG atcaaACAAGATTATCCGTGTGGGTCTTGGATGGTGATCCAGGTCATGCTAATTTGCTGAGATTCGCGCTAAATGCAGAAAGATTTCCGCATACGCTTGTTATGTTAGTAGCCGCAATGACCACGCCATGGGCTATTCTTGATCAATTACAGGCATGGGCTGCTTTATTAGGCGATCATGTTGATAAATTATCTATAGATAATGATTCTAGGCAACGATGCAGGCAACAAA ACATTAAAAAATGGCAAGAGTATACCGAACCTGGTGATGAACTAGATCCAGGAAGTCCTTTGAGACGTACTAGTCGTAATCTTGATGACGAAACAACTGATAATTTACCTTTACCAGAAGCTGTACTTACAACCAATTTAGGCCTAGACATTGTCGTGGTTATAACTAAAACTGATTACATGTCTACCCTTGAGAAGGAACACGATTATAa AGATGAAGATTTTGATTTTATGCAACAATGGATTAGGCGATTCTGTTTGCAATATGGTGCAGGTCTTTTCTATACATCagtaaaagaagataaaaactGTGATCTATTGTATAAATACCTTACACATAGAATTTATTCATTACCTTTCAGAACGCCTGCTTTAGTGGTTGAAAAAGATGCAGTTCTTat TCCTGCTGGTTGggataatatgaaaaagatcAGCATCCTTCATGAAAATTTACAATCGATGAAACCGAACGATTATTATCGCGATATTATTACACAACCTGCGACAAATAGAAAG tgtGTGGCAAGGGAAGTAGAAGTTCAAGCGGAAGATGAACAAGCATTTTTAGCAAGACAGCAAGCTACGTCATCAGGTTTGAAGGATCCAACACGTTCACCTACAACAAGGAACCAG GTTGCATCGCCAAACAAGAAATTGGATTCTAAAGGTACCGGTACTACTGCTGCAGGAGAGGGTGTATTAGCTAATTTCTTCAACTCTCTTCTTTACAAAAAGACTGCTACACCACCGGGTGTCCCAGGATCACCAGGAAGTATAGGTGCGAGTCCTGTTAAGCTTG ataGTACACCTGTAGATAAGGCAACAATGTGCAATGATGCGGCAGCGGAATTAGATCGTCTTACACAAACCAAGAAAATATCTCCACCAAATTTAAATTCATCATCTGAATGTTAA